In Gopherus evgoodei ecotype Sinaloan lineage unplaced genomic scaffold, rGopEvg1_v1.p scaffold_45_arrow_ctg1, whole genome shotgun sequence, the DNA window ATAAGTTCCCACACATCTTGAGTTCCTGCCTTGTCTGCATTGTTGTTTACAAGGCATCACACCATTCTCTGGAACTGTATATCATCTACAGAGCTGATCAGTGTTGGAATAACATTGTTTTGCATTCATCAAATACTTCTGACCCCTTTTGAATCAAAAAGTATCTAGTTAAATTTTGAGATCCTGGAGACATTACAGATGGAAGTATTTTccttgatgcaatcttgtttatttacaaggaatgtacaaagtcctacTTCTCTGAACGCAAGAGAAAACAAGAATAAGCAAAAGAGGCTTACAACCTCAAACCTGTTTAGGCAAAAAACTCTCTCTTTCTAGCTTTTCCCAGGGTCTCGATAGGCTCACGAGCTACTGCTTGACTTTTTTGAttttttgcctctgcctctctttCTGTTCCTGTATGTTATCAGCTTCTATGTgttctgccctcccctcccccaccacacacacacacacacacacacacacacacacacacacacacacacacacacacacacacacaaaactcagTAATAGCCCTCCATCCACTCAGTCCAAACTCTTGAGCAGGATCACAACCTCTTTTTGCCTTAGGTGAGAGGCTTCTACTTAACTCATCCTAATTGAAGGTTGCTTCCCACCCAACCTCAGTGAGGTTTGTGATTGATGTAGTTCCTGGTACCACTCCACATAATGAAGCCACCCGGGGAAAGTTCTTCCTTAGACCCTAAATAATCCTGAGGTTATCACTGATTTCCTCAGTGCCTCTTTCACCATGTTGTTCCGTAGGGTGTATATGATGGGGTTTAGCAGTGGGGTCAGGACACAGTAGAAGAGTGACACCACCTTGTCCATGTTAGAGGACTCCATCACAGGTGGGTGGGCATACATAGAAAGCGCTGAGCCATAGAATATGCCTGTGACCGCAATGTGGGCACCACAGGTGGTCAGAGCTTTCTGGAGCCCACCCTCTGAAGGCGTCCGCCATGCTGTCCGTATGACGCAGCTGTAGGAACcagtggtgaggagaaaggaggtcCCGGCTATGGTGCATGTCAGGGTAAAGCACATGAGCTTGCTAAGATGCGTGTCTGAGCAGGAGAGCTTGGCCAGAGGGACAAAGTCACAGAAAAAGTGGTCAATCTTGTTGGGTCCACAGAATGACAGCCTGGACATGAACACAGTGAGGACAGAGGAGGCCAAGAAGCCAGACACCCAAGCGACCACTGACAGCTTGAGACACAAGATGTTGCACATGATAGTGGAGTAGCACAAGGGGTGGCAGATGGCCAAGTAGCGGTCATACGCCATCACTGCTAGAAGGAAGAACTCAGTGGAACCcatggagaagaagaaaaacatcTGGGCTATGCATCCACGTACAGAGATTGATCTGTTCCCTGGCAGAAGCCCAGCCAGCAACTTGGGCACTGTGACTGAGGTGTACcagatctccaggaaggagaggttGCTGAGTAACACATACATAGGGCAGTGGAGGCTTGGACAACTCCTGACTATGACAATGATGGAAGTGTTGGTGGCAATGTTCAGGAGGTAGATGATCAGGAACATCACAAAGAGGATCCACTGTAGCTCCGGGGATGCAGAGAAACCCATGAGAATAAACTCAGTCACTTCAGTTTGGTTAGCCCCTTCCATGGTGCTCGCAGCTGTTTGAGCCACAGGAGAAAAAATGTATATGTTAATATGAGGATTTCCAGAGCAGAGTCAAATCCTGAGAGTCattgagatagatagatagatagatagatctgtctgaagggacctcatgaggtcatctagtccagtcccctgcactcaaggcaggactaagtattatcaagaccatccctgacaggtgtttatccaaccttttcttaaaaatccccattgatggagattccataacctccctaggcaatttgttccagtgcttaacctctccaacagttaggaagtttttcctaatgtcgagCCTAAACGACCCTTGCTTAAatttaagcctgttgcttcttgtcctatcctcagaggttaagaagaatagAGGGAGCATATGGGATAGCTAGATAAAGAGTGTGAGCACTCTGAACTGCTTTGTTTTTTGACAGTTAAAATAtgtggagctatacctatctcatagaactggaagggacaatGAAAGGTCATGGAACCCAGTCCCCTGAAtttacagcaggaccaagtactgtccctgacagatttttgccccagatccctcaatgGCCCACTTagtgattgaactcacaatcctaggtttaACAGACCAGTGCTCAatccactgagctacccctccccctctCACAAAAGTCATTATACAGGACATTAAAAATCTAATTGCATGTGCTCTTTAGTAGATCAATACATTAATGAAGAGCTAAAATTTCTAATGCTCTGTGAGAATCTAGTACCTTAGATTTATCCTGGATGCACTCTAGATACTTCTTCTTGTGTCAAATTAATGTCCTCCAGTTAAATACCAGCTCATGCGGGTACGATTATCAATGTCTCTGCTGCCTCTTCACTCAGGAATAGGGTTTGGAGTTGCAAAGCAGCACCTGAGCTTCTCCGCACACCTGAATCCTGTCTGTCCCAAACTGGGACATTTATAACAAGTGAAGGACACATCCAGGGAATGCAATGGGAATCTGAGAATTGAGGGATGTGCCTGCTGTTACTCTACCTAATTACAATATGATGTGTACATTTCTCCCCACCTCCTACTTTACCTCAGAGGCGGATGAGTCTGCCATAGCCTGAGCTAACATCCTTTGGGATGTTAGCTCAGCCTGGAGCGATTCAGAACCCAGAGGTCCTGGGTTCATTGCGCCCACCAGACCTGAGACCCTCATGTAACATGTGGCAACGTGAACAAGAATTTAAGCTTGGGTGTTggttccccagccccacccctcagtGCCACAAGAAAGAAGGGAGATTCTAGGCTACTTGTGCAGCTTTTAATTatgctggggcagaggcagggggatgGTCCTTTTCGAAGACCTGCAAGGAAAGAGGCTGAGATTCTGTCCCCACACTTGTCCAGTTGCTTCCCTGGGTGACCCTAGGCAAATCAcgttgggccagattttcagatatATGGATTcatagatgccaaggccagaaggggccagtgtgatcatctagtgtgaccttctGTACAACCTAAGCGAGAGCACTGCTCCCAAATAATtccagtcttcatttaaaaactatccatgatggagaatccaccggaACACTTGGTAAATTGTCTCAGTGTTTAATTACTCTCCCCATTAAAAATGTAGGAATTTGTCTACCTTCACCTTCCAGGCATTTCGGTGCCCAAAGATACATACAGC includes these proteins:
- the LOC115642778 gene encoding olfactory receptor 6B1-like, with amino-acid sequence MEGANQTEVTEFILMGFSASPELQWILFVMFLIIYLLNIATNTSIIVIVRSCPSLHCPMYVLLSNLSFLEIWYTSVTVPKLLAGLLPGNRSISVRGCIAQMFFFFSMGSTEFFLLAVMAYDRYLAICHPLCYSTIMCNILCLKLSVVAWVSGFLASSVLTVFMSRLSFCGPNKIDHFFCDFVPLAKLSCSDTHLSKLMCFTLTCTIAGTSFLLTTGSYSCVIRTAWRTPSEGGLQKALTTCGAHIAVTGIFYGSALSMYAHPPVMESSNMDKVVSLFYCVLTPLLNPIIYTLRNNMVKEALRKSVITSGLFRV